From a single Endozoicomonas euniceicola genomic region:
- a CDS encoding peptidylprolyl isomerase — MAVASARHILVKTREEAEKLKKQLDKGADFAQLAKKHSTCPSGKKGGDLGEFRPGQMVRAFDDVVFKKEVLKIHGPVKTSFGFHLIQTIYRN, encoded by the coding sequence ATGGCAGTCGCCAGTGCAAGACATATTCTGGTAAAAACCAGAGAAGAGGCTGAAAAGCTCAAGAAACAGCTGGACAAAGGGGCTGACTTTGCCCAGCTGGCAAAGAAGCACTCTACCTGTCCGTCAGGTAAAAAGGGTGGCGACCTGGGCGAGTTCCGCCCTGGTCAGATGGTCAGGGCTTTTGACGATGTGGTGTTCAAAAAAGAGGTGCTGAAAATTCATGGGCCAGTGAAAACCAGTTTTGGTTTTCACCTGATCCAGACCATTTACAGAAACTGA
- a CDS encoding thiolase family protein — MSRSDNIVIVNCARTPMGSFQGSLSGLSAPELGLEAVRASLARSGVDGRHVSELIMGCVLSAGVGQAPARQVCRGAGLPDSIPCTTVDKVCGSGMKAVMTGCAQLLTGESDIVVAGGMESMSNAPYLQKKVRQGLRIGHADLQDSMFTDGLEDAYDRQLMGVFAEQTAIRFKVSREAMDDFAIESLERAQQAIANDWFTNEITPVDAGKAGLVKVDEQPGKARVDKIRKLRPAFAAEGSVTAANSSSISDGAAALILMRESDALARGLQPVARIHGFTSHARIPAEFTIAPVTAIEQLLGKVGWSADQVDLFEINEAFAVVTLVAMQKLGLPHSKVNVFGGACALGHPLGASGARIMVTLINALQQRGGKRGVASLCIGGGEATAIALELIHSS, encoded by the coding sequence ATGTCCCGGTCAGATAACATCGTCATTGTTAATTGCGCCAGAACGCCCATGGGCAGTTTTCAGGGTTCCCTGTCAGGACTGTCTGCCCCGGAACTTGGGCTGGAGGCTGTACGTGCCAGCCTTGCGCGCAGCGGGGTTGATGGTCGCCATGTTTCAGAACTGATTATGGGTTGTGTTTTATCCGCCGGGGTAGGGCAGGCGCCTGCCCGGCAGGTTTGTCGGGGCGCAGGTTTGCCCGATTCAATCCCCTGTACAACCGTTGATAAAGTCTGTGGTTCCGGCATGAAGGCCGTGATGACGGGGTGTGCGCAACTGCTAACAGGGGAGTCTGATATAGTGGTGGCGGGTGGAATGGAAAGCATGTCCAACGCCCCCTATCTTCAGAAAAAAGTCCGGCAGGGGCTAAGAATCGGACACGCCGACCTTCAGGACTCCATGTTTACCGATGGGCTTGAAGACGCTTATGACAGGCAGTTGATGGGCGTCTTTGCGGAACAGACGGCGATTCGCTTCAAGGTGAGCCGGGAAGCCATGGATGATTTCGCCATTGAATCACTGGAAAGGGCGCAGCAGGCCATAGCTAACGACTGGTTTACCAATGAAATTACGCCCGTTGACGCAGGAAAAGCTGGTCTGGTGAAGGTGGATGAACAACCCGGAAAAGCCCGGGTCGACAAGATTCGAAAACTTCGGCCCGCCTTTGCGGCTGAGGGTTCTGTTACTGCCGCAAATTCCAGCTCAATCTCTGACGGTGCCGCCGCTTTAATTTTGATGCGAGAGTCAGACGCATTGGCCCGGGGGCTTCAGCCCGTGGCAAGAATTCATGGGTTTACCAGTCATGCCCGTATCCCAGCCGAGTTCACTATTGCCCCGGTAACTGCCATTGAGCAACTGCTGGGCAAGGTGGGCTGGTCTGCCGACCAGGTGGACCTGTTTGAAATCAATGAAGCCTTTGCCGTGGTCACTCTGGTGGCTATGCAGAAGCTGGGTTTGCCCCACAGTAAGGTCAATGTCTTTGGCGGAGCCTGTGCGCTGGGACATCCACTGGGAGCCAGCGGCGCACGTATTATGGTCACCCTCATCAATGCCTTACAGCAACGGGGTGGCAAGCGGGGGGTCGCTTCGCTGTGTATTGGCGGTGGAGAAGCCACTGCGATTGCGCTGGAGTTGATTCATTCGTCGTAA
- the ovoA gene encoding 5-histidylcysteine sulfoxide synthase: MTVLNFVTADKTLSSRMPLLNTGTPESKRQEILNYFCQTYDVYDRLFEVLDSDEAWYMKAISLRHPLIFYYGHTATFFVNKLIAARLIENRIDPDIEAMMAIGVDEMSWDDLDDKNYDWPAVEALQAYRQKVRAMVCEFIRGMPLEIPVQWDSAAWLILMGIEHERIHLETSSVLIRQLPLSCLNNNGSWPVCNETGAAPENTLVALNGGKLKLGKSYDDPLYGWDNEYGSQEVDVAPFKASEYLVSNGEFLAFLNAGGYDTERWWTDEGWAWATFAKARHPEFWVRKEDCWHYRTLLEEIDMPWNWPVDTNCHEAQAFCRWKSEVTGKSIQLPTEAEWYCLRGQIDTDLPYWEQAPGNINLEYWSSACPVDQFRNGNFCDIIGNVWQWTRTPIDAYEGFRVHPYYDDFSTPTFDSKHNLIKGGCWISTGNYGIKDSRYAFRRHFFQHAGFRYVESTASDQETINPYETDTLVSQYLEFHFGQEYFGVSNYPKRCAELCHRLMGSRPMTRALDLGCSVGRSSFELARWFQHVDGIDFSARFISAAAELQKNGKIRYFTPTEGELGEFKVASLKVMGLDTTDVNRILFTQGDACNLKPKYCDYDLVFAGNLIDRLTEPLVFLGNIHERIRPGGFLVLTSPYTWLEDYTHKDKWLGGIRENGEALDTYSALKRVLSLHFEEVQPPVDIPFVIRETARKYQHTVAHCTVWRCR; encoded by the coding sequence ATGACAGTGCTTAACTTTGTGACTGCTGACAAGACTCTATCCAGCCGGATGCCACTCCTGAATACCGGTACGCCGGAGAGTAAACGACAAGAAATACTTAATTATTTCTGCCAGACCTATGATGTTTACGACCGCCTTTTTGAAGTCCTTGATAGTGATGAAGCCTGGTACATGAAAGCCATTTCACTGCGTCATCCCCTGATTTTTTACTACGGACATACGGCGACTTTTTTTGTCAATAAACTCATCGCCGCCCGACTGATTGAAAACCGGATTGATCCGGATATTGAAGCCATGATGGCTATTGGCGTTGATGAGATGTCCTGGGATGACTTGGATGATAAAAACTACGACTGGCCTGCTGTTGAGGCATTGCAAGCCTATCGGCAAAAAGTGCGTGCAATGGTGTGTGAGTTTATCAGGGGGATGCCGCTGGAGATTCCGGTTCAATGGGACAGCGCCGCCTGGCTGATTCTGATGGGGATAGAGCATGAGCGTATTCACCTGGAAACGTCCTCGGTACTTATTCGACAGCTACCGCTTTCTTGTCTGAACAATAATGGATCGTGGCCGGTCTGCAACGAAACCGGAGCCGCCCCGGAAAATACGCTGGTGGCTTTGAACGGAGGCAAACTGAAACTGGGCAAATCTTACGATGATCCGTTGTATGGCTGGGATAATGAGTATGGTTCACAGGAGGTCGACGTAGCGCCCTTCAAGGCCAGTGAGTATCTTGTCAGCAATGGTGAGTTTCTCGCATTTTTAAACGCCGGTGGCTACGACACCGAACGCTGGTGGACGGATGAAGGCTGGGCATGGGCAACCTTTGCTAAAGCAAGGCATCCTGAATTCTGGGTAAGAAAAGAAGATTGCTGGCACTACCGAACCCTCCTGGAAGAGATTGACATGCCCTGGAACTGGCCGGTAGATACCAACTGCCATGAAGCCCAGGCGTTTTGTCGCTGGAAATCGGAAGTCACGGGAAAATCGATTCAACTGCCTACGGAAGCCGAATGGTATTGTCTCAGGGGGCAGATTGACACTGACCTGCCTTACTGGGAGCAGGCTCCCGGTAATATCAATCTTGAATACTGGTCTTCAGCCTGCCCGGTAGACCAGTTTCGTAACGGTAACTTCTGCGACATTATCGGTAATGTCTGGCAATGGACCCGTACCCCGATTGATGCTTACGAAGGCTTTCGTGTTCACCCTTATTACGATGACTTTTCTACCCCGACCTTTGACAGCAAACATAATCTGATTAAGGGAGGCTGTTGGATATCCACGGGCAATTATGGCATTAAAGACTCACGTTATGCGTTTCGACGCCACTTTTTTCAACATGCCGGTTTTCGTTATGTGGAGTCGACTGCTTCAGATCAGGAAACCATTAATCCTTATGAAACCGATACGCTGGTCTCCCAGTACCTTGAATTTCATTTCGGCCAGGAATATTTCGGGGTCAGCAATTACCCGAAACGCTGTGCAGAACTGTGTCATCGCCTGATGGGGAGCCGCCCGATGACCCGCGCGCTTGATCTGGGCTGTTCGGTAGGGCGCAGCAGTTTTGAGTTGGCCCGCTGGTTTCAGCATGTTGACGGCATCGATTTTTCGGCACGGTTTATTTCAGCCGCTGCTGAGTTACAGAAAAACGGTAAAATCCGTTATTTCACCCCGACAGAAGGTGAGCTGGGAGAGTTTAAGGTCGCCAGCCTGAAGGTTATGGGGCTGGATACCACAGACGTTAACCGGATTCTGTTTACCCAGGGCGATGCCTGTAACCTTAAGCCGAAGTACTGCGATTATGACCTTGTATTTGCAGGCAATCTGATTGACCGGCTGACCGAACCGCTGGTTTTTCTGGGAAATATCCACGAACGCATTCGCCCCGGAGGGTTTCTTGTACTGACTTCTCCCTATACCTGGCTGGAAGACTATACCCACAAAGATAAATGGCTGGGCGGCATTCGTGAAAATGGTGAAGCGCTGGATACCTACTCTGCCCTGAAGCGGGTGCTTAGCCTGCATTTCGAAGAAGTGCAGCCCCCGGTGGATATTCCGTTTGTTATACGGGAAACCGCCAGAAAGTATCAGCACACGGTGGCTCATTGTACGGTGTGGCGTTGTCGCTAG
- the tnpC gene encoding IS66 family transposase, with product MQNAHVSGSGTTPALLSAPFATSQVILTKQEHIQLKQQANLWHAMWKAACGREKKVLAKNASLIAQHKAEMAGLNTQVADLKSELAHMKHLLFGRKSEKTSSSSKKSGNTTRPPSNRKRGHQPGVPGSGRHLHNNLPVVHESVDLPVDKQCCTVCHRPFKSFFNDDSCDVIEVEVKAHVRRYHRRHYQKTCQCPETPNITTPPPPPRLINKGKLGISVWVELLLNKYAYGIPINRQLESYKTQGLELSQATISFGLEAITPFFEPVAEATREFVASSDQWHADETRWISWAHETTGSHKHWLWVFLCDQAVYFSIADTRAAVVPESIIGDGAGTLVCDRYSAYKKLANDAVSINLAFCWAHVRRDFIDAQRGDPELEKWSATWVNRIGRLYHLNSQRLEVLDEPEQLATQQLRLEHQVEQMTIQRVQELNRPKLRVRAKKVLESLQNHWEGLTRFVTDPGIPMDNNAAEQALRTGVVGRKNYYGSGSVWSADIAAFLFSVFMTLKLWDINPKIWLGAYLEACAINGRKPPNDLTPYLPWLMSEERLCEMRNHDPPKV from the coding sequence ATGCAAAATGCTCATGTTTCAGGATCAGGCACAACACCTGCATTACTGTCTGCCCCCTTTGCTACCTCGCAGGTCATCCTCACCAAGCAGGAACACATCCAGCTAAAACAGCAGGCCAACCTCTGGCATGCCATGTGGAAGGCGGCCTGTGGCCGAGAGAAAAAAGTATTGGCTAAAAATGCCTCTCTTATCGCTCAGCATAAAGCCGAAATGGCTGGGTTGAACACCCAGGTCGCTGATCTGAAATCAGAACTGGCACACATGAAGCACTTGCTTTTCGGTCGTAAATCAGAGAAGACCAGTTCTTCTTCAAAGAAAAGTGGCAATACTACCCGGCCACCTTCAAATCGAAAACGAGGTCACCAGCCCGGAGTCCCCGGCTCTGGTCGCCATCTTCACAACAACCTGCCAGTGGTTCATGAGTCTGTAGACTTACCAGTGGACAAACAGTGTTGTACAGTCTGTCACCGGCCATTCAAGTCTTTTTTCAATGACGACAGCTGCGACGTAATTGAAGTTGAAGTTAAGGCTCACGTTCGTCGTTATCACCGAAGGCATTACCAAAAAACTTGCCAGTGCCCTGAAACGCCCAATATTACTACTCCACCACCTCCACCAAGACTCATCAACAAAGGAAAGCTTGGTATTTCTGTCTGGGTGGAGCTGTTGCTGAATAAGTACGCATACGGCATCCCCATAAACAGGCAACTTGAGTCTTATAAGACTCAGGGACTGGAACTGTCGCAGGCGACCATCTCCTTTGGCCTGGAAGCTATAACGCCCTTTTTTGAGCCGGTTGCCGAAGCTACTCGGGAATTCGTCGCCAGTAGCGATCAGTGGCATGCTGATGAAACCCGGTGGATCAGCTGGGCACATGAGACCACAGGTTCTCACAAACATTGGCTTTGGGTATTTCTCTGTGATCAGGCGGTTTATTTCAGCATTGCTGACACCCGTGCGGCTGTCGTACCAGAGTCGATCATTGGTGACGGGGCTGGAACGCTGGTGTGTGACCGATACTCAGCGTACAAAAAGCTTGCGAATGATGCGGTGTCTATTAATTTAGCTTTCTGCTGGGCTCACGTCAGGCGGGATTTTATTGACGCTCAACGAGGTGATCCGGAGTTGGAGAAATGGAGCGCCACCTGGGTGAACAGGATTGGTCGTTTATATCATCTTAATAGTCAGCGACTTGAAGTGCTTGATGAACCAGAGCAGCTAGCAACACAGCAGTTACGGCTTGAACATCAGGTAGAGCAGATGACAATCCAGAGGGTTCAGGAACTTAATCGTCCTAAACTGCGAGTCAGAGCGAAAAAAGTGCTCGAAAGTCTACAGAATCACTGGGAAGGATTGACCCGCTTTGTCACTGATCCCGGTATCCCCATGGATAACAACGCTGCAGAGCAAGCACTGCGCACAGGTGTCGTTGGCAGGAAGAATTACTACGGCTCTGGCAGCGTATGGAGTGCTGATATAGCCGCTTTTCTATTCAGCGTTTTTATGACGCTAAAGCTTTGGGATATTAATCCAAAAATCTGGCTGGGTGCCTATCTTGAGGCTTGTGCCATAAATGGCAGGAAGCCACCTAATGATCTCACTCCTTATCTGCCCTGGTTAATGAGTGAGGAGCGGCTTTGTGAAATGCGCAATCATGATCCGCCAAAGGTATAA